In Notolabrus celidotus isolate fNotCel1 chromosome 10, fNotCel1.pri, whole genome shotgun sequence, one DNA window encodes the following:
- the LOC117819752 gene encoding coiled-coil domain-containing protein 106-like isoform X1, translated as MKAQQKAFTLEDDMSPNDMEDDHPPSSPNISMSSDSDVTSRQPKHSKRHRTRSLTPTSATRAHPGRSHRVKGPAEVIQRYDKVLKTFSRVRTMTEAFRINDVDRGTIKMTAPIAELKYVHPEKFASLKFDPTTETLLAFARKCARNITPEKRIIIEDMKSKGKLLPLLIKY; from the exons ATGAAAGCTCAACAAAAAGCCTTTACTTTGGAAGATGACATGAGCCCCAATGACATGGAAGATGACCACCCCCCATCTTCCCCAAATATTAGTATGTCGTCCGACAGTGATGTCACTTCAAGACAGCCAAAACATTCCAAGCGTCATCGCACTAGGTCACTCACACCCACATCTGCAACTCGGGCTCACCCTGGGCGATCTCATAGAG TCAAGGGGCCAGCAGAGGTCATCCAGCGGTACGATAAAGTTCTGAAAACTTTTTCACGGGTCCGAACGATGACTGAAGCTTTCCGCATCAATGATGTGGATAGAGGCACCATCAAGATGACAGCGCCGATTGCAGAATTAAAATATGTGCACCCAGAAAAATTTGCATCCTTGAAATTCGACCCTACTACGGAGACACTCCTGGCCTTTGCCAGGAAATGCGCACGTAACATCACCCCAGAAAAGCGAATCATAATCGAGGATATGAAATCCAAGGGAAAACTCCTCCCTTTGCTAATCAAGTATTAA
- the LOC117819752 gene encoding uncharacterized protein LOC117819752 isoform X2 yields MKPKAKKKTALPKDELMTNSKERTSDELHKSGSEGNESQAPSCSSLGSGSVSKVEFLEEKILWQERMIKDLEEERDFLRAQIQGGGRKQLNKKPLLWKMT; encoded by the exons ATGAAA CCCAAggcaaagaagaagacagctcTCCCCAAAGATGAGTTGATGACTAACTCAAAAGAGAGGACTAGCGATGAGCTGCATAAGTCAG GTTCTGAAGGTAATGAAAGTCAGGCACCCAGCTGTAGCAGCCTCGGATCAG GATCAGTCTCCAAAGTGGAGTTTCTGGAAGAAAAGATTCTCTGGCAGGAAAGGATGATCAAGGACCTTGAAGAAGAGCGAGATTTTTTGCGTGCCCAAATCcaggggggggggagaaaacAA CTCAACAAAAAGCCTTTACTTTGGAAGATGACATGA
- the LOC117819753 gene encoding uncharacterized protein LOC117819753, which produces MHFIYRFAQGLRLRQVDMMQEGITQSSATLTKLADKLRRVCKAAMNRMRRRGKQTIGRRGELVLIDESKFGHKRKYNRGRASNRSSWVFGMLGIKEARRRPVLKIVPYRSADHLLPLIKRHVRQGSAIISDGWRSYHRLQDEGYNHLTVNHQECFVDPMTGAHTQNLERLWGICKSTIWRLRGNRTQNLLKDHLDVIEWTYWRGNQHRHGPLGMLLHDIRKKYPV; this is translated from the exons ATGCATTTCATCTACAG ATTTGCTCAGGGTCTTCGCCTACGACAAGTGGACATGATGCAAGAGGGGATTACTCAGAGCTCTGCAACGCTGACAAAACTTGCTGATAAGCTGCGGAGGGTTTGCAAAGCTGCAATGAACAGAATGAGAAGAAGAGGCAAACAGACCATTGGAAGAAGAGGGGAACTTGTTCTCATAGATGAGAGCAAATTTGGTCATAAAAGGAAG TACAACAGAGGAAGGGCAAGCAACAGGAGTTCCTGGGTTTTTGGAATGCTCGGCATTAAGGAGGCCAGGAGAAGACCCGTGCTCAAGATAGTCCCTTACCGTTCAGCCGATCATCTCCTCCCCCTAATAAAAAGGCACGTTCGACAGGGAAGCGCCATCATTTCAGATGGATGGAGATCATATCACCGTCTTCAGGATGAAGGTTACAATCATCTGACTGTTAACCACCAAGAATGTTTTGTTGACCCTATGACAGGTGCACATACACAAAATCTCGAGCGACTTTGGGGCATTTGCAAATCAACTATATGGAGATTAAGAGGAAACCGAACCCAAAATTTATTGAAAGATCACTTGGATGTAATTGAGTGGACTTACTGGCGTGGAAACCAACACAGACATGGACCACTGGGCATGCTTTTACATGACATCCGAAAAAAATATCCTGTATGA